The sequence CGAAGTTGATGAAGCATTTACTGCTGACGCCTTATCGCTGGTTCAGAATGACGACTTGGAACAAATGGTGGCGATTGAGTCGTCCGTCAGTCGCGCGAACAGCGAGTACGCAGAGCAGGTTCAGCAGCTGAGCTTGCGCCTGGATACCTTGGTGTCCGTTAAGGTTTTCGAAAAAAACAATCCGCTTGGCCCCAGTGTGTTGGCGAACGGATTTATGGCGCAAGCTAAGCGCCTTGATATCGACCTCAAAGCCAAGCTGGTTTTGTTTAAGCTGTTTGATAAAACTGTGATGCACAATTTGGGTGGCGTGTACGAAGCGGTCAACCAGATACTTATCGACCACAATATCCTACCATCGCTGACCACTGCGGCTCGTCGTCAAGCGAGCGCACCCGCGCCAGCGCAAACCACGCCGGGAGGAGACGCAACCCCGGAACTTACGCAAGCCTTACAGGGGCTGTTGAATCCGGCGGGCGCAAGACCTGCAACTGAACCACAACTAAATGAACTCGTCAGTATGCTGTCGATGGTGCAACAAGCGCCTGCCGTCAGCGAACGTGCACAAACCGGCGTCAGTAGCTTGCAGTTGATTGAAGAGCTGTATAAAAACAAGGGCGGGCAAGCCTCGATTAGCGCGACTGAGCGCGAAGTAATGAACCTGGTCGACATGTTGTTCAAGTTCATTCTGGCAGATCGCAATCTCTCGCAGCCGATGAAAGAGCTGCTCGCGTTAATGCAAATTCCGGTTATTAAAGTCTCGCTGCTGGACAAGTCCTTTTTTGCAAAGGGCGGCCATTCTGCGCGCAAGTTGTTGAACGATATGGCCACGGCGGCATTGGGGTGGCAAGGTACTGACGGCCGTCGCGACGCGCTGTACACAAAAATGCAGTCGATTGTTGATCAGCTGTTGACGTCTTTCGACTCCGACGTGTCAATTTTTAACGATCTTCACGCAGATTTTTCCTCGTTCGTCGAAAAAGAGCGGCGCCGCGCAGAAGTCATCGAGAAAAGGACGCTAGACGCTGAAGATGGTAAGGCAAGAGCAGAAGTTGCGCGCACAGTGGTATCGATTGAAATAGAGTTGCGTACAGTTGACGAGCGTTTGCCTCAAGTTGTTGCAGAGCTGATTAACGGCCCTTGGAACAACGTAATGTTTGTGACTTATCTCAAGTACGGGCATAAAGCGCGTGAATGGCAGTCCGTGTTGTCGACGCTGGACGATCTGGTATGGAGCACCAAAATTCCGCGTACCAACGATGCAAGAAAACAACTTATTCGCCTGATACCAGAACTGTTAAAGCGACTGCGCAGTGGCCTGGACTCTATCTCGTTCAATCCGTTCCAAATGTCTGAGTTGTTCAAGAAGCTCGAAGACGTTCATTTGAACGCGATTCGCGGGAAGGCGGAGGCCGATGCGCCGA comes from Teredinibacter turnerae and encodes:
- a CDS encoding DUF1631 domain-containing protein, whose amino-acid sequence is MADHAKKVANVKVVHLEPESARLAKARIARLPAAVHAIHEKGKFLLAARLKQFFDRADDSLFELADKATTNAEQNIYFDSMREVRVQRRGIERRFAIEIDAAFANLATGAMPETPEVDEAFTADALSLVQNDDLEQMVAIESSVSRANSEYAEQVQQLSLRLDTLVSVKVFEKNNPLGPSVLANGFMAQAKRLDIDLKAKLVLFKLFDKTVMHNLGGVYEAVNQILIDHNILPSLTTAARRQASAPAPAQTTPGGDATPELTQALQGLLNPAGARPATEPQLNELVSMLSMVQQAPAVSERAQTGVSSLQLIEELYKNKGGQASISATEREVMNLVDMLFKFILADRNLSQPMKELLALMQIPVIKVSLLDKSFFAKGGHSARKLLNDMATAALGWQGTDGRRDALYTKMQSIVDQLLTSFDSDVSIFNDLHADFSSFVEKERRRAEVIEKRTLDAEDGKARAEVARTVVSIEIELRTVDERLPQVVAELINGPWNNVMFVTYLKYGHKAREWQSVLSTLDDLVWSTKIPRTNDARKQLIRLIPELLKRLRSGLDSISFNPFQMSELFKKLEDVHLNAIRGKAEADAPTPRAAIDKRSAPKVSSASNDNEVLAPIPETAKRQSAPPPTVKAEVTPGEIPAAPAVNPQSVAGTQSKPVAKASSATDAEQVRQSPPPTAADNADLQQVETFGQGGWFEMVDEKGESTRCRLAAIIKPTGKYIFVNRSGMKVAEHTKYELAELLGAKRLRALDNTMLFDRALETVVSSLRKPQP